Within the Taeniopygia guttata chromosome 1, bTaeGut7.mat, whole genome shotgun sequence genome, the region AAAGACTGACTTGATGGCTTTCATATGGGCCTCTAAGCTGGGGTCCCCAAAGCCACTTGCATTATTTTGCATGTGTCTAGTGTGTATCCACAGAGACCAAATCAGCAGGATATTTGAAACAACAGACAGTATTAAAGGCAAAGCTGTACTTGCATTCCAGAGATTCTTCAATAAAGTCAATCTGTCATTCCATGTGGTTCTCCTTGCTGAAGAGTTTGTCATGGACAAAGGAGCAGTGAAGTTCTCGTGCACTCTGTAGACATCCCAAGCAAAGGGAATTGCAGCAGTGAAGGAGCAGAGCCATGATGTGAGCAGCATCCAGGGCACCAGCCTGGCAATTCTTAGCTTCAGCCAGATGAAGAAATGCTGTGTAAAACTGGCAACCTTGATACAATAGAAGACACTAAGCCAGGCTCCAAACCAGAGGCTGGAGTAGCTAAAAAATATATAGCCTGGATTGAAAACAAAAGATATATCTTCTTTAAAATAGGAGTGTTCACGCAATATATTAATGAACAAATACAGTATATtccagaaatggaaaatgaatCTAGATGAACTCAGCGAGATCACAATCATATCATACTGGGGCCATGTCTTGCTCCCAATGCAGCTCGATGAACTGGCAGCCAAGATAATTCCATTTCCTAGAACTCCTGCCAGGAATGCAATTATAGCAACTGACAGAAAGAGGACAGCAAAAGGTGTCATTATTGCAACTCAAGAGCTTGCAACTATtacccagctgctcctgggctcCTGAGAACCTCAGATCTGCCATGCACTGCCAATTCCAAGGCGCTGTTATGGGCAATGCTCACCTATTTATCTCAGGGGCAGAAATATCCTAATGTCATTTAATATTTGTGCTATTTTAGATCTTGTTTTTGGGGTTGCTAGCTCAGGTAATTTGTCTAAGCATGCAAATTGGGTCAAGATTCAATTACatagttttcattttggtgAAAGGATTTGCATTGGAAGGGTTATGGAGCAGGTGAACTGTGGTGTTTACAAATATGGATTTCCATTCCAGTGTCTGAAGTCCTGCTTTACATGACTAGATTTGTTTTTTCTATGTGATGCCTTAATGTCTCCCTGTCTTGCACTGTTATCTCTTCATGGTGTCTGAGACATACATGCCATGGCCTCTTCTAATAGTGGGGTTGTTCTTCTCTTTGTCAGATAGTTTCAAATTTCTGCTGCAGAGAGGATTAtcatgcttttcttttgtgtgtggAGATATTTAAGCACTATAATTTTCCAGTAGAACACAGGGATTTAGTAGACTGTGTATAACATGTGTGTTAAtgttaattttataaatatgaGAATAGTTAGTTGTCTGGTCAGGTGTAGACAGAAAGGTTTTCCAGAAGACTGAGCCTATGATGCATTTTCCAATATTTCGGTTTGCTTTCCCTCTTAGATTTCCAAATGTAAGCTAAT harbors:
- the LOC105758679 gene encoding taste receptor type 2 member 40-like gives rise to the protein MTPFAVLFLSVAIIAFLAGVLGNGIILAASSSSCIGSKTWPQYDMIVISLSSSRFIFHFWNILYLFINILREHSYFKEDISFVFNPGYIFFSYSSLWFGAWLSVFYCIKVASFTQHFFIWLKLRIARLVPWMLLTSWLCSFTAAIPFAWDVYRVHENFTAPLSMTNSSARRTTWNDRLTLLKNLWNASTALPLILSVVSNILLIWSLWIHTRHMQNNASGFGDPSLEAHMKAIKSVFSFLILYIIYFISLLLLLYSEFLSLSIEESICETLLAACSTAHTFVLFWSNPKFQELPARIWQHIKCRVRTSSM